From a single Osmerus mordax isolate fOsmMor3 chromosome 6, fOsmMor3.pri, whole genome shotgun sequence genomic region:
- the LOC136944014 gene encoding RIIa domain-containing protein 1 produces MAGNSALEELDIGALSAEQQEILRQYKIKTRIDNEKYLRAHPEVELLMSDFLRDVFLKRPVDIREFAAGHFTNPNLATKITSHLHDFTETD; encoded by the exons ATGGCAGGAAACAGTGCACTAGAAGAACTGGACATAGGGGCTTTGAGCGCTGAGCAACAGGAGATACTTAGACAATATAAG ATAAAAACGAGAATTGACAATGAAAAATATTTAAGAGCGCATCCAGAGGTCGAGTTGTTGATGAGCGACTTCCtaag AGATGTGTTCCTCAAAAGACCAGTCGACATACGTGAGTTTGCGGCAG GTCACTTCACAAACCCAAACCTGGCAACGAAGATCACTTCCCATCTACACGACTTTACTGAAACAGACTAA
- the il6r gene encoding interleukin-6 receptor subunit alpha — protein MWVVSVCLSALFYPVFSYHEPCPPTEHPPDVLVVPPGSELVLGCGGWAKVDGVEVVVLRAQRTTSVLSTTDRTARRHNSVIETASNFATRAESVAPTEGTVVNEKHPPLKGASSPGLSATADRNVSVQVRVRRLNPEKHAGAAEQPTISSVAAVQAESELKTAQTTEKGYRGREINSHAVSHLGYTHSTSDNIPPSGAAPWPTRAGGVRGVNSEGGDVEGGEDDSEEGGEEGGRGARGLVGRPQWKLNGKLLRDRGERREKGESLSLTSVSVRDAGNYSCHRRNKIVSSFRVVVAVPPEKPTLSCYKRSPGSKIRCDWTSRQPVMAQPQCHLFLSKSLSSSFSRVNCSYSAVLRRCWCAVAHEEDELRVLHRAFLCVSNAAGSSTSPHIHFIPMDILRPDPPSELLVLPVEGQRTRLRVTWTYPRTWKERDRYYMLQYRLTYRPLALAKVTEVFTEAHSYMITDAMPGVEYVIQLATKDEFDGIWSDWSSAVRGLTWTAPVPTAVSGVATTKCDYFVLCGEGSGITDEELLRDPEPSGVTHEVRPHLLWVVGCCALLSVTLLIAYLLRHKDRLVSKLVSLSNNKPRLPDSAPSTSAPAAQEVHALLNFAPPPHKEPLPQEVEVKEGSEEEQEEVVESGREAFDFNNTSYFLVQTDQS, from the exons ATGtgggtggtcagtgtgtgtctgagcgcgCTCTTCTACCCTGTCTTCAGCTATCACGAGCCCTGTCCCCCAACAG aGCACCCTCCTGATGTGCTGGTTGTACCCCCGGGCAGTGAGCTGGTTCTGGGCTGCGGTGGCTGGGCGAAGGTGGacggggtggaggtggtggtcctcAGAGCACAGAGGACcacctctgtcctctccacaACAGACAGAACTGCTCGTAGACACAACTCTGTCATCGAAACAGCCTCCAACTTTGCAACTAGGGCAGAGAGTGTTGCCCCGACCGAGGGAACTGTTGTCAATGAAAAACACCCTCCTTTAAAAGGGGCTTCCAGCCCAGGCCTTAGTGCCACAGCAGACAGAAATGTCTCTGTTCAGGTCAGGGTGAGGAGACTGAACCCAGAGAAGCATGCTGGTGCTGCTGAACAGCCCACCATCTCCTCTGTGGCAGCAGTCCAAGCTGAGAGTGAACTTAAAACAGCACAGACAACAGAGAAGGGGTATAGAGGTCGAGAAATAAACAGCCACGCTGTCAGCCATCTTGGATACACACATTCTACCAGCGACAACATCCCTCCTTCTGGGGCAGCGCCGTGGCCAACCAGGGCAGGCGGAGTGAGAGGGGTTAACTCCGAGGgaggggatgtggaggggggtgaggatgactctgaggaggggggggaagagggggggaggggggcaagggggcTGGTGGGAAGGCCACAGTGGAAACTTAACGGCAAGCTgctgagagatagaggggagcggagggagaaaggggaatcTCTGAGTCTGACCTCTGTGAGTGTCCGAGACGCAGGGAACTACAGCTGCCATCGCAGGAACAAGATCGTGTCTTCCTTCAGGGTGGTAGtagcag ttCCTCCTGAGAAGCCTACTCTGTCATGCTACAAGAGGTCACCCGGCAGCAAGATCCGTTGTGATTGGACGTCCCGGCAGCCAGTGATGGCACAGCCTCAGTGCCATCTCTTTCTCAGTAAGAG tttgtcAAGCTCGTTCTCCCGTGTGAACTGCTCCTACTCTGCTGTGCTGAGGCGCTGCTGGTGTGCCGTGGCCCATGAGGAGGACGAGCTGAGAGTTCTGCACCGCGCCTTCCTGTGTGTCAGCAACGCTGCAGGAAGCTCCACCAGCCCCCACATCCACTTCATCCCCATGGACATAC TGAGGCCAGACCCCCCGTCAGAGCTGCTGGTGCTGCCTGTGGAGGGTCAGAGGACCAGGCTGAGGGTTACCTGGACATACCCTCGCacctggaaggagagagaccgcTACTACATGCTCCAGTATCGCCTCACCTACCGGCCTCTAGCACTGGCAAaagtg actgaAGTGTTCACAGAAGCCCACTCGTACATGATAACAGATGCGATGCCTGGGGTGGAGTACGTCATCCAGCTGGCCACTAAAGATGAGTTTGATGGCATCTGGAGCGACTGGAGCTCTGCTGTGCGTGGACTCACCTGGACag CGCCTGTACCCACTGCTGTGAGTGGTGTTGCTACAACTAAg tGTGATTATTTCGTCCTGTGCGGTGAAGGTTCTGGCATAACAGATGAAGAGCTTCTCAGAG aCCCTGAACCTTCTGGTGTGACACACGAGGTGCGACCTCACCTCCTGTGGGTGGTTGGGTGTTGTGCTTTACTGTCTGTCACTCTCCTCATCGCCTACCTGTTGAG acACAAGGACAGGCTCGTCTCCAAGTTGGTGAGCCTTAGCAACAACAAGCCCCGCCTCCCTGACTCCGCCCCCTCCACATCAGCTCCAGCAGCCCAGGAAGTGCACGCTCTGCTGAACTttgcccccccacctcacaaAGAGCCCCTCCCACAGGAAGTGGAAGTAAAGGAAGGAtcggaggaagagcaggaggaggtggtggagagtgggagggaggcctTTGACTTCAACAACACCAGCTACTTCCTGGTCCAGACAGACCAATCCTGA
- the atp8b2 gene encoding LOW QUALITY PROTEIN: phospholipid-transporting ATPase ID (The sequence of the model RefSeq protein was modified relative to this genomic sequence to represent the inferred CDS: inserted 6 bases in 6 codons) has protein sequence MTIPKDIPEKWFPVVFPLQRKKQGIDAAKTKLKGTEEERRVRANDREYNEKFQYASNCIMTSKYNIITFLPVNLFEQFQEVANTYFLFLLILQLIPQISSLSWFTTIVPLVLVLSITAVKDATDDYFRHKSDNQVNNRQSQVLIHGCLEKEKWMNVRVGDIIKLENKQFVAADLLLLSSSEPHGLCYIETAELDGESNMKVRQSLSVTSELGDPNDLATFNGEVVCEPPNNKLDRFHGTLFWKDSTYSLSNQNMLLRGCVLRNTETCYGLVIFAGPDTKLMQNSGRTKFKRTSIDRLMNTLVLWIFGFLVCMGVILAXGNAVWEREVGQLFQSYLPWDLPVDNFLFSAFLSFWSYVIILNTVVPISLYVSVEVIRLAHSYFINWDRRMFCPVCNTAAEARTTTLNEELGQVGHTHSLTHSHTHTHSHTHTHAHTHTHTIHTLGXXXXXXXXXQRLDFSTFNPLADPDFCFHDVSLLEAVKVGDPHTHEFFRLLSLCHTVMSEEKSEGSLVYKAQSPDEGALVTAARNFGFVLRSRTPGTVTITEXGRPVTYTLLAILDFNNIRKRMSVIVRSPQGRIRLYCKGADTLLFERLHPSSQELMIITLDHLNEYAAEGLRTLVLAYXDLSEEQWEDWAENHRCADTATDHRDDRLAAAYEQIEQDMVLLGATAIEDKLQEGVPETIAVLSLANIKIWVLTGDKQETAVNIGYSCKMLTDDMTEVFIISGHTVHSVREQLRKARERMLEFSRSQNGDKEAGVEASTLLENISGEFALVINGHSLAHALEADMEGEFVLTACACRAVICCRVTPLQKALVVELIKKHKKAVTLAIGDGANDVSMIKTAHIGXGISGQEGIQAVLASDYSFSQFRFLQRLLLVHGRWSYLRMCRFLCYFFYKNFAFTMVHFWFGFFCGFSAQTVYDQYFITLYNIVYTSLPVLAMGIFDQDVPEQRSVEFPKLYEPGQLNLLFNKREFFICISQGIFTSLALFFVPYAVLSGATQSSGXALADYQTFAVTTATALVIVVSVQISLDTGYWTAINHFFVWGXLGLYLTIMLAMHSQPLFTMFPNQFHFVGNAQSTLVQPVVWLTIALATVICIVPVLAFRFLKLDLKPQLSDTVRYTQLVRQKKRKPACRGGRLGARGGSRRSGYAFAHQEGFGELITSGRNMRLSSLGLASFASRHSSSWIDNAAQEEVHAPQPGQPRPQPGQPRPPATPPPRLSPTPPRSWEGP, from the exons ATGACTATTCCTAAAGATATTCCTGAAAAGTGGTTCCCCGTCGTGTTTCCTCTACAGCGGAAGAAACAAGGAATCGATGCGGCCAAAACGAAACTGAAAGGGACAG aggaggagagaagagtccGGGCCAATGACAGAGAGTACAATGAGAAGTTCCAGTACGCG agtAACTGCATCATGACGTCAAAGTACAACATCATCACCTTTTTGCCCGTCAACCTGTTTGAGCAGTTTCAGGAAGTGGCCAACacctacttcctgttcctcctcatACTGCAG ctgatCCCTcagatctcctctctctcctggttcaCCACCATCGTGCCTCTAGTTCTCGTGCTGAGCATCACTGCAGTGAAAGATGCCACAGACGACtat TTCCGTCACAAGAGTGACAACCAGGTGAATAACCGCCAGTCTCAGGTCCTCATCCACGGCTG cctggagaaggagaagtggATGAATGTTCGAGTGGGTGATATAATTAAACTGGAAAACAAGCAGTTTGTGGCA GCTGACCTGCTCCTGTTGTCCAGCAGTGAACCTCATGGGCTGTGTTACATCGAGACAGCTGAGTTGGACGG GGAGAGCAACATGAAAGTGCGCCAGTCGTTGTCTGTGACATCAGAACTGGGTGACCCCAACGACCTCGCCACCTTCAACG gtgaggtggtgtgtgagccCCCTAACAACAAGCTGGATCGTTTCCATGGGACCCTGTTCTGGAAAGACAGCACATACAGCCTGAGCAACCAGAACATGCTGCTGCGAGGATGTGTCCTGCGCAACACGGAGACCTGCTACGGCCTGGTCATCttcgcag GTCCAGACACCAAGCTGATGCAGAACAGCGGTCGCACCAAGTTCAAACGCACGAGTATCGACCGCCTCATGAACACCCTGGTCCTCTGG ATCTTCGGCTTCCTGGTGTGCATGGGAGTGATCCTGG GTGGGAACGCCGTGTGGGAGCGCGAGGTGGGCCAGCTGTTCCAGAGCTACCTTCCCTGGGACCTTCCTGTTGACAACTTCCTGTTCTccgccttcctctccttctggtcCTATGTCATCATCCTGAACACTGTGGTGCCCATATCACTCTATGTCAG tgtGGAGGTGATAAGGCTGGCTCACAGCTACTTCATTAACTGGGACAGGAGGATGTTCTGTCCTGTCTGCAACACAGCAGCAGAGGCCAGGACCACCACCCTCAACGAGGagctggggcaggtgggacacacacactcactcacacactcgcacacacacactcactcacacactcacacacatgcacacacacacacacacacaatacatacacTGGGANNNNNNNNNNNNNNNNNNNNNNNNN tccagaggTTGGACTTCTCCACATTCAACCCTCTGGCAGATCCAGACTTCTGTTTCCATGACGTCAGTCTGCTGGAGGCGGTGAAGGTGggggacccccacacacacgagtTCTtccgcctgctctccctctgtcacaccGTCATGAGCGAGGAGAAGAgtgagg GGTCTCTGGTGTACAAGGCCCAGTCTCCAGACGAGGGCGCTCTGGTGACGGCAGCTCGGAACTTTGGCTTTGTGCTGCGTTCCCGGACCCCCGGCACGGTGACCATCACTG CTGGCCGGCCCGTCACCTACACGCTGCTCGCCATCCTGGACTTCAACAACATACGCAAGAGGATGTCTGTCATAg TGCGTAGCCCGCAGGGTAGAATCAGACTGTACTGTAAGGGAGCTGACACTCTGCTGTTTGAGAGGCTGCACCCCTCCAGCCAAGAGCTGATGATCATCACCCTGGATCACCTCAAt gagtacGCAGCGGAGGGGCTGCGTACGCTGGTGCTGGCCT AGGACCTGTCAGAGGAGCAGTGGGAGGACTGGGCTGAGAACCACCGCTGCGCAGACACAGCCACCGATCACCGTGACGACCGGCTGGCCGCTGCCTACGAGCAGATAGAACAGGACATGgtg ctcctgGGGGCCACAGCCATAGAAGACAAGCTCCAGGAGGGTGTTCCTGAGACTATCGCTGTTTTGTCCCTCGCCAACATCAAGATCTGGGTCCTGACTGGAGACAAGCAGG AGACAGCTGTGAACATCGGCTACTCCTGTAAGATGCTGACTGACGACATGACGGAGGTCTTCATCATCAGTGGACACACGGTCcacagtgtgagagagcagCTCAG GAAAGCGAGGGAGCGCATGCTCGAGTTTTCCAGGAGCCAGAACGGAGACAAGGAGGccggggtggagg cctccaccctgctagagAACATATCGGGAGAGTTTGCCCTCGTCATTAACGGGCACAGCCTG gcccatGCACTGGAGGCTGACATGGAGGGGGAGTTTGTTTTGACAGCGTGTGCGTGCCGGGCGGTCATCTGCTGCCGGGTGACCCCGCTGCAGAAGGCCCTGGTGGTGGAGCTCATCAAGAAACACAAGAAGGCCGTCACCCTGGCCATCGGAGACGGAGCCAACGATGTCAGCATGAtcaaga CGGCTCACATCG GTGGGATCTCCGGGCAGGAGGGCATCCAGGCGGTGCTGGCCAGCGACTACTCCTTCTCCCAGTTCCGCTTCCTACAGCGCCTCCTGCTGGTGCACGGACGCTGGTCCTACCTGCGCATGTGCCGCTTCCTCTGCTACTTCTTCTACAAGAACTTTGCCTTCACCATGGTGCACTTCTGGTTCGGCTTCTTCTGTGGTTTCTCTGCTCAG ACGGTGTATGACCAGTACTTCATCACTCTGTACAACATCGtctacacctctctccctgtgctgGCCATGGGGATATTTGATCAg gATGTTCCAGAGCAGCGCAGTGTAGAGTTCCCTAAGCTGTATGAGCCAGGCCAGCTCAACCTGCTGTTCAACAAGAGGGAGTTCTTCATCTGCATCTCTCAGGGCATCTTCACCTCTCTGGCGTTGTTCTTCGTCCCCTACGCCGTCCTCTCCGGCGCCACGCAGAGCTCCG GAGCCCTCGCTGACTACCAGACCTTCGCCGTCACCACGGCTACGGCCCTGGTCATCgtggtcagtgtgcag atttctCTGGACACAGGTTACTGGACTGCTATAAACCACTTCTTTGTGTGGG CTCTGGGCTTGTACCTCACCATCATGTTGGCCATGCACAGCCAGCCTCTGTTCACCATGTTCCCCAATCAGTTCCACTTTGTAGGtaa TGCCCAGAGCACATTAGTTCAGCCGGTGGTATGGTTGACCATCGCCTTGGCAACGGTGATCTGTATAGTTCCAGTCCTGGCGTTCCGCTTCCTCAAACTGGACCTGAAACCTCAGCTGTCAGACACA gtgcGCTACACCCAGCTAGTCCGTCAGAAGAAGCGTAAGCCTGCATGTCGGGGT GGCCGTCTGGGAGCGAGGGGCGGGTCTAGGAGGTCTGGCTACGCCTTCGCTCACCAGGAGGGCTTCGGGGAGCTCATCACCTCGGGGAGGAACATGAGGCTGTCGTCTCTGGGGCTGGCCAGCTTCGCCTCCCGCCACAGCAGCAGCTGGATCGACAACGCTGCGCAAGAAGAAGTACACGCCCCCCAGCCAggccagccccgcccccagccaggccagccccgccccccagccacGCCtccgccccgcctctctccaactcctcctcgCTCGTGGGAGGGTCCATGA